One genomic region from Phragmites australis chromosome 1, lpPhrAust1.1, whole genome shotgun sequence encodes:
- the LOC133889251 gene encoding uncharacterized protein LOC133889251 yields the protein MQDASSPLPALSNGYQPLPSLYLGFLAIWAASGFSWAFSSWRNRHFQANNLQWILALVPLIKALQMALSFLFWYSCVHLQTCSLWMSFGAYVTGILFQTASFVSFMLISHGYCIMCERLSIRERRTTAVLGCLLYLSLIGYKAAVPYFTVFLLINYFASFYIIFRRTSQNLIVLQEQLSFIEEEGIHSLHVTLNTKYTMFKRFQGTMQVAAVAFIMVYMRADDTPDNYWFRVLVREWVQFCIFMYIGWNFRIPEASLHLPVIPLMKSAWEIAMPPIYSVEMDAADFKGLVSDQWHVGVRTGSGCSAQPLLVLVQNPSRTVSPAGGSSKFQLDKDNQV from the exons ATGCAGGATGCGTCGTCTCCTCTCCCGGCGCTGAGCAACGGCTACCAGCCTCTCCCGTCGCTCTACCTGGGGTTCTTGGCCATATGGGCGGCCTCCGGCTTCTCATGGGCCTTCAGCTCCTGGAGAAACCGGCATTTCCAG GCGAATAACCTTCAGTGGATCCTGGCTCTGGTCCCATTGATCAAAGCTCTCCAAATGGCACTCTCGTTTCTGTTCTG GTACTCGTGCGTACACCTTCAGACATGCTCGCTGTGGATGTCGTTCGGCGCGTACGTGACGGGGATCCTCTTCCAGACGGCCTCCTTCGTCTCGTTCATGCTCATCTCACACGGTTACTGCATCATGTGCGAGCGCCTGTCGATCCGGGAGAGGCGAACGACGGCCGTTCTGGGGTGTCTGCTGTACCTGAGCCTCATCGGCTACAAGGCTGCGGTCCCTTATTTCACA GTCTTTCTTCTGATAAACTATTTCGCGTCATTTTACATCATATTCCGGCGCACATCCCAGAATCTGATAGTCCTACAGGAGCAGCTCAGCTTCATAGAGGAAGAAGGCATCCATTCATTGCACGTGACACTGAACACAAAGTACACAATGTTCAA GAGATTTCAGGGCACTATGCAGGTAGCCGCAGTGGCATTCATCATG GTGTACATGAGGGCTGATGATACACCGGATAACTACTGGTTTCGCGTGTTGGTGCGTGAATGGGTGCAGTTCTGCATCTTCATGTACATTGG GTGGAACTTCAGAATCCCTGAAGCATCGCTTCATCTGCCGGTAATACCCCTTATGAAATCAGCCTGGGAGATCGCCATGCCTCCTATTTACAGTGTG GAAATGGACGCAGCAGATTTCAAAGGCCTCGTCTCGGACCAGTGGCATGTCGGAGTG CGGACTGGTTCAGGTTGCTCTGCGCAACCATTGCTGGTGCTGGTTCAGAATCCTAGCCGGACGGTTTCTCCTGCCGGTGGATCTTCGAAGTTTCAGCTGGACAAGGACAACCAGGTGTAG